The Candidatus Paceibacterota bacterium genome segment TACGGTTTGGCCGCCAGCATCCTGCCGGTCTGGCTGCTGCTCGCCCCGCGCGATTATCTGAGCACGTTCATGAAGCTCGGCACCATCTTCGCCCTCGCCTTCGGCATTTTCCTCGTGCTGCCCGAACTGCGGATGCCGCCGCTCACCCGGTTCCTGGACGGGTCCGGCCTCGTGATACCGGGCACGGTGTTTCCCTTTTGCTTTATCACGATTGCCTGCGGCGCCATCTCCGGCTTCCACACCTTGGTGGCCAGCGGCATCACGCCCAAGATCATCACCCGCGAAAGCTACGCGCGGCCCGTGGGCTACGGGGCTATGTGTCTCGAATCCCTCGTCGCCATCATGGCCATGATCGCCGCCTGCACGCTGGAGCCGGGGGTGTATCTGAGCATGAACGTTGACGTGGGCAACATGCCGGTGGTGGCCAAGGTCGCAGCCACTGCCGCCAAAGTGACCGGCGCAGGTTTCCCCGTGACCGCTGACCAGATGACAAAGCTGGCCGCCGAAGTGGGTGAGCCCAGTCTCGTCGGCAAGACCGGTGGCGCTGTCACACTGGCCGTGGGCATGGCCAACATCTTCTCGCGGGTGACGCAGGGTCGCTGGCTCGATCTCTGGTACCACTTCGCCATCATGTTTGAGGCCCTCTTCATCCTGACCACTATTGATGCCGGCACCCGCGTCGGCCGCTATCTGCTGCAGGATGCGCTCGGTCACATCTGGAAACCGCTGCGCCAGACCGGTCACCTCGGCGCGAATCTGCTGGCCAGTGGCGGCATGGTGGTGGGCTGGGGATTCTTTCTTATCATGGGGGTGCGCGACCCCGAAGGCGGCGTCAAAGCGCTCTGGCCCATCTTCGGCATCTCCAATCAGATGCTTTCCGGCATCGCCCTCTGCCTGGCCACCACCATCATTCTGAAAACCACTTTGCAGGATCGGGCCAACCAGACCCAGGCGCCACGGTCCCCGGCGCTCGCGCTCATCACCCTGCTGCCGCTGGTGTGGCTGCTCGGCGTGACCTTCACCGCCGGGGCGCAGAAGATCGCGCATTCCCAACCCGGCATCGGCTTTCTGGCCGCCAACCGTGTGCTGCGCGAGCAGGAACCGAAACTGCAAGCGGCGCTGGCTGCCGCCGAGGCCGGCAGCGATGCACCTGCTCTCGCTCGGGCGAAGGCGGACCTGCGCCTCAACCGCGTCAAGCGGTTCAACAACAGTGTGGACGCGGTGGCGACCGGCTTCTTCATGGTCCTGGTCACCGC includes the following:
- a CDS encoding carbon starvation CstA family protein is translated as MKKVLANILWLLIALAGAGAYATLALYRGEALNSVYLLIAALCTYTIGYRFYSKWIAARVLMLNDRRATPCEVHDDGKDFVKTNKWIVFGHHFAAISGPGPLVGPVLAAQFGYLPGTLWILIGVVLGGAVQDFVILFCSIRRDGKSLAQMIKDELGTPAGAVAVVAVVAILIILLAVLALVVVNALGESPWGIFTVGATIPIAMFMGGYLRFWRVGRVREVTVIGVVMLLLAVWGGQYVYHHPALSRFFTLGKEPIAWAIIGYGLAASILPVWLLLAPRDYLSTFMKLGTIFALAFGIFLVLPELRMPPLTRFLDGSGLVIPGTVFPFCFITIACGAISGFHTLVASGITPKIITRESYARPVGYGAMCLESLVAIMAMIAACTLEPGVYLSMNVDVGNMPVVAKVAATAAKVTGAGFPVTADQMTKLAAEVGEPSLVGKTGGAVTLAVGMANIFSRVTQGRWLDLWYHFAIMFEALFILTTIDAGTRVGRYLLQDALGHIWKPLRQTGHLGANLLASGGMVVGWGFFLIMGVRDPEGGVKALWPIFGISNQMLSGIALCLATTIILKTTLQDRANQTQAPRSPALALITLLPLVWLLGVTFTAGAQKIAHSQPGIGFLAANRVLREQEPKLQAALAAAEAGSDAPALARAKADLRLNRVKRFNNSVDAVATGFFMVLVTAIVVLSVREWVLLLRRRRPAVLRETEPVWLPDYAIKESKPFRVAGVAALAFALAKELSGEAEMDRAAQDARRCECRHDGADKDLADLRGIRPHKTDVQIYLQVAEKRFKGVKRCC